In Streptomyces sp. NBC_00448, the following are encoded in one genomic region:
- a CDS encoding LLM class flavin-dependent oxidoreductase, with translation MRFSINIPNFGDFADPRNVATVAAAAEESGWDGLFIWDHVHYRAYSGRPFGDAWMLLTAAALATSRIRVGTLLTPVARYRPQQLARLVATLDNLSGGRVVFAAGLGGPVEDEYGSFGDSTDRRVLAERLDEGLELLARFWTGEAVDHHGRHYQARDVSLRPATVQLPRPPVWIGGFWPNRPPMRRAARWDGAVPLFKNALHGYPPDREDVRELVTYVRGHREGDTQRPFDLVVGGATPADAAEAKDVIGPLRDAGATWWDERQLDPGPDVDCLAPVLRRIEAGPPVLD, from the coding sequence ATGCGTTTCTCGATCAATATCCCGAACTTCGGCGACTTCGCCGACCCCCGAAACGTCGCAACCGTGGCGGCGGCGGCCGAGGAGTCCGGATGGGACGGGCTCTTCATCTGGGATCACGTCCATTACCGGGCGTATTCAGGGCGGCCCTTCGGGGACGCGTGGATGCTGCTGACCGCGGCCGCACTCGCGACGTCCCGCATCCGGGTGGGGACACTGCTCACTCCGGTAGCTCGTTATCGGCCACAGCAACTCGCGCGGCTGGTAGCCACCTTGGACAACCTCAGCGGAGGCAGGGTCGTCTTCGCGGCTGGGCTGGGTGGACCGGTCGAGGACGAGTACGGCAGCTTCGGCGACTCCACCGATCGACGTGTGCTCGCCGAACGACTGGACGAAGGGCTGGAGTTGTTGGCGCGGTTCTGGACGGGCGAGGCCGTCGACCACCACGGTCGGCACTACCAGGCGCGGGACGTGAGCCTGCGGCCCGCCACCGTGCAGCTGCCCCGGCCGCCGGTGTGGATCGGGGGCTTCTGGCCGAACCGTCCGCCCATGCGCCGGGCCGCGCGGTGGGACGGCGCGGTTCCTCTGTTCAAGAACGCCCTGCACGGATACCCGCCGGACCGCGAGGACGTGCGCGAGTTGGTCACCTATGTGCGCGGTCATCGAGAAGGCGACACCCAGCGCCCCTTCGACCTCGTGGTCGGCGGCGCCACTCCGGCGGACGCTGCCGAGGCCAAGGACGTGATCGGCCCGCTGCGCGACGCGGGCGCCACCTGGTGGGACGAAAGGCAACTCGATCCCGGCCCCGATGTGGACTGCCTGGCTCCGGTGCTGCGGCGCATCGAGGCGGGGCCGCCGGTACTCGATTAG
- a CDS encoding LLM class flavin-dependent oxidoreductase — protein MPVDAPHRALRFGVKTTPMHLAYDDILRVWEEADELPELDDAWLWDHLMPLAGPPGGAVLEGWTLLAALAARTTRLRLGLLVTSNMLRAPAHLGKIATTVDVISQGRLIMGLGVGGTRQPDGPNPAVAEYAAYGLPLPSPGEGLSRLTETITILRSMWSEEVFDHDGPFTTLRGTRNGPGPVRPGGPPLLLGGWGDRTLRIIAEHADIWNVPGPPHNGTDWIAERARVLDAHCAAIGRDPAEITRSAQIIVDYADPATTRAHVYALAAAGIRHVVLALPRPYPDKAARWLVDEIVTPVREKGA, from the coding sequence ATGCCTGTTGACGCACCTCACCGCGCGCTCCGCTTCGGCGTCAAGACGACGCCCATGCACCTGGCCTACGACGACATCCTCCGCGTCTGGGAGGAGGCCGACGAACTGCCCGAACTCGACGACGCCTGGCTGTGGGACCACCTGATGCCACTGGCCGGGCCGCCCGGCGGCGCTGTCCTGGAGGGCTGGACGCTGCTGGCCGCACTGGCCGCCCGCACCACCCGACTCCGTCTCGGCCTGCTCGTCACCAGCAACATGCTGCGGGCCCCCGCCCACCTCGGAAAGATCGCCACCACCGTGGACGTGATCTCCCAAGGGCGCCTGATCATGGGCCTGGGCGTCGGCGGAACCCGACAGCCCGACGGCCCCAACCCGGCCGTCGCCGAGTACGCCGCCTACGGCCTCCCGCTCCCGAGTCCCGGCGAGGGTCTGTCCCGCCTCACCGAGACGATCACCATTCTGCGCAGCATGTGGAGCGAGGAGGTCTTCGATCACGACGGCCCCTTCACCACCCTGCGCGGCACCCGCAACGGCCCCGGCCCGGTCCGGCCCGGCGGCCCGCCGCTGCTGCTCGGCGGCTGGGGCGACCGCACCCTGCGGATCATCGCCGAGCACGCCGACATCTGGAACGTCCCCGGCCCGCCCCACAACGGCACCGACTGGATCGCCGAGCGCGCCCGCGTCCTGGACGCGCACTGCGCGGCGATCGGCCGCGACCCCGCCGAGATCACCCGCTCCGCCCAGATCATCGTCGACTACGCCGACCCCGCAACCACCCGCGCCCACGTCTACGCACTCGCCGCTGCCGGCATCCGGCACGTCGTACTCGCCCTGCCCCGCCCCTACCCGGACAAGGCCGCCCGCTGGCTCGTCGACGAGATCGTCACCCCTGTCCGTGAGAAGGGCGCCTGA